AAGGCCGCTTTCCATATTTCTAATGGAAAATGGATGCAAGGGGAAAAAAGGTTTCTCTCCCATTCAAAAATGCACAAGTTCAATTAGTCAGCTAGCATACGACATGGGTGCAGACAAATGGGACGAGTATTTTAGGATGTCAGAGCGTACCGTGTGGGAGTCTGTGTACAAGTTCTGCAAAGTGATCGGTTTGGTTTATGGGAAACGATATTTGCACAAACCAACTATCCATGACATTAACCAATTGTATACGGTGCATGAAGGCAAACATAGATTTCCTGGAATGCTAGGTAGTATCGATTGCATACATTAGAGTTGGTCATTATGCCCCAACGCATGGCGTGGTCAGTACATGAGAGGCGACCACAAAGAGATGACGATCATTCTAGAGGCTATCCCATCACATGATCTTTGGATATGGCATGCATTCTTTGGTCCAACTGGTGCAAACAATGACATCAATGTGCTAGACCAGTCGTCAGTATTCAACGATATCTACCTTGGAAAGTCACACAATGTACCTTTTCAAGCAAATGGGGTAGCATATAAGTGTGGATACTATCTTACTGACGGTATATATCCTCCCTTGTTTGTTTTTGTGAAACCGTTTACATGTCCTAACGACCCGAAAAGGAAAAAGTTTAAAGAGGCGCAAGAGTCAGCTAGGAAGGATGTGGAGCGAGCATTTGGTGTACTTAGGAGACGTTGGCAAGTACTAACGGTCGGGGCAAGGTCATATGAGGTGAAAAGGTTACAACAcataatgtatgcatgtatcatattgcataatatgattcttgaagacGAATGAAGAGCGATATGCCGATACAACGAAAATGAAGTTTTGCCAAATGTCGAAGGAGTAGCCGTTGCTACACAAGAGTATAGGGTGAATAGAAGAGAAGTACACAATCGTGACATTCATCAGGCCCTTCATGCTGATTTGGTGGAGCACATTTATAGGGCTCATATTCAGCCCCCGTACGAGTTATCtcacgatgatttgtttgacgaacCAGACGAGGATTCTGATATGTTCATCGAGAGTGTAGATTCCGACGATGAAAGTGACGCTGGGGAGAATGATGCAGACGATCAAGGCGATGACAAAGACGATGATTCCGTGTGACGTATCTAGGTTTAAAtaaaattaggatattaattaataatttttactATGTTGTaggttgtttgatttttttttttgcgtttttttttttatttttctacttatttaaatattagggttaatgtaatttttattttacttaatgaaatgctttttatttttaattaaattttatgtttgatattaatttaaaaattgtaaatacaaaaaatattttatttaatataaaaaaagtgAGGGAAGGGCTTCCCACCCATTCTTTGGCTTTTAGGTGAGGGAAAGGAGAGTGAGGAAAATAGGAGTATGGCCCACCAAAAGTGAGGGAAGCTTCCCTCCCACACCCTCCGGTCTAAGGGGCCGGTTggggagtactcgggattctGCAACTCACCTTGGCAACGTGGCAAGTAGCGAGTACTCAGAGGAGTAATCGGACAACTCGACGACTTTTACAAGACCTGAGAAGGATGCCACAGATGAGTAATGGAGCTTAGGGAAATGgatgagtcgtctgctactccagaggagatcgctgagtttaggactcatgagaaggatgtcactaaggtgtcttgtatcatgttggccaccctgacagctgaactccaaaagtcctatgaggacttctacctttttgagatgcaccaagacctgaatgaaagataccatcaaagtgctcgtcaatagaggtatgaaatcatcgtctccatgataacaactaaaATGAAGGATTGTGAACCCATATCGACCCACTTacagaaaatgaaaaggtttgtggaccgcttgcttaagctgaatgtgaattttgatgaggagttggccaTAGGTATCATTCTACACCCTTACCtctatgttatgatcagttccgcatgacctatcatatgaacaaggaggaggccACACTTAGCAAGATTCAAGGccttttgaggactgctgaaagtAGTCTTAAAGGTAAATGTGTTTCTACTCCTACAACTAcaacccctgtcttggcaattggaaatgggaaagggaagaagaggaaggctccctctaaGAGCCGTAAGAGAatgtctcttgatggatcctcttcaagtgggaccaaggctGGTTCTGCTGCTCCCTCTACCATTCCTAAGATAGCAGAGTGTTTCTATTGTCATGAGAAAGGTCACTAGAAGCGAAGctaccccaaatacttgcaggatgttaaagatgggaaggttaaggctacccatgcaggtatttatactattctatctaataactcatcatattctttttcttgggtccttgatataggttgtggGTTTCAcattgttctgatttgcagggactaagaagaagtaaggatgtggaggaTGGGAAGATGAACTTAATCATGAGGAATATGAAGgtttcacctatcaccaagattggagtttattctttatttcttagtagtgagttagaattagatttgaataattgagTCTACTCgtttgaaatggcgagaaatattattccctttcatggtttgtacaaacaaggttttattttttcatttgataataaaattggtgttattaatgctttttataatggtgttttttattttaaagcattgcctcgtaatggtgtatatgaaactgtgatggttgtagacaacttaggaaataatgtgttgcacattgattcttccaatgattttggataaggcatgcttgtggcattgtcgtcttggacatgtctgcaagaagcgcataggccaaatccaaaaggctggagtcttggagtcattcgacttaaggtcggatgacacttgcaaatcttgtttacatggaaagatgaacaagtcacccttcatgggtacttgtgaaagggttgaaggtttgttggatctcatacagaccgatgtgtgtggacccttcagaaccgacacaaaggatgctaaccgcttctatgtgacttttattgatgattacagcagatatggctatatgtaattaatcaaacataagtcagaaacctttgataaattcaaagagtttaaacaagaagtggagaattagctaggcaggaagataaagatgctccgatccgatcggggtggtgagtatcttagcatCGAGTTCCCGggctacctcaaggaatgtgggattgtttcacaattaaggccacctaggacaccacaacttaatggtgtggctgagaggtgcaatcgaaccttgttggaaatggttcgttccatgatgatttgaGTTATGTTgccaatctcattctaggggtatgccttagagactgccacccatatccttaatctagtcccaactaagaaggttgccaaaagacCTGACGAGATGtagacatggaaggttccctcgttatcacacatcaaggtttggggttgcgaggcttttgtgagacgcgagactcacgaccagctcgaaccttgtagtgagcagtgtattttcatcagctacccacagaaatcctttggttatctcttctacagaacgagtgacaatgttgtcttcgttgtgaggagaggagtcttttgcgagagagaactcataggccaaggagacaatgggaggcaaattgaccttgaagagaatcaaga
The genomic region above belongs to Lactuca sativa cultivar Salinas chromosome 4, Lsat_Salinas_v11, whole genome shotgun sequence and contains:
- the LOC111890373 gene encoding uncharacterized protein LOC111890373, which translates into the protein MRGDHKEMTIILEAIPSHDLWIWHAFFGPTGANNDINVLDQSSVFNDIYLGKSHNVPFQANGVAYKCGYYLTDGIYPPLFVFVKPFTCPNDPKRKKFKEAQESARKDVERAFGVLRRRWQVLTVGARSYEVKRAICRYNENEVLPNVEGVAVATQEYRVNRREVHNRDIHQALHADLVEHIYRAHIQPPYELSHDDLFDEPDEDSDMFIESVDSDDESDAGENDADDQGDDKDDDSV